A window from Staphylococcus succinus encodes these proteins:
- a CDS encoding ZIP family metal transporter: MSEFFQDLPPYIQALIAGIITWLLTALGAAAVFVFKRVNDKILNSMQGFAAGIMIAASFWSLLQPAIDYGKDASLPWLPAAIGFLLGGLFIRALDLVIPHIHPNTKDTNQFHEGVGTKKLNKNTLLVLAITLHNIPEGLSIGVAFGGIVAGNGQATFLGALGLAIGIGIQNIPEGAALSMPIRAAGATRWKAFNYGQASAIVEPIFAMIGAAAVLVITPMLPYALAFAAGAMIFVVVEELIPDSQASNNTDLATLSLMLGFTIMMILDVALG, from the coding sequence ATGTCGGAATTTTTCCAAGACTTACCTCCTTATATCCAAGCATTAATAGCTGGCATTATTACTTGGCTACTAACTGCGTTAGGAGCAGCGGCAGTATTTGTTTTTAAACGCGTGAATGATAAGATTCTAAATTCTATGCAAGGATTCGCTGCCGGCATCATGATTGCTGCGAGTTTCTGGTCTCTGTTACAGCCAGCCATTGATTATGGTAAAGATGCATCGCTTCCATGGTTACCAGCTGCAATCGGTTTTTTGTTGGGTGGATTATTTATTCGTGCCTTAGATTTAGTTATTCCTCATATACATCCCAACACCAAAGATACAAATCAGTTTCATGAGGGTGTAGGTACTAAAAAACTCAATAAAAACACGTTACTTGTTTTAGCCATTACGCTTCACAACATACCAGAAGGACTATCTATTGGTGTTGCTTTCGGTGGTATTGTTGCCGGGAATGGTCAAGCTACGTTTTTAGGAGCATTAGGATTAGCCATAGGTATAGGTATTCAAAATATTCCTGAAGGCGCCGCATTATCTATGCCTATTCGTGCTGCAGGTGCTACAAGATGGAAAGCATTCAACTATGGTCAAGCATCTGCAATTGTAGAACCTATATTCGCTATGATTGGTGCAGCAGCTGTATTAGTTATTACACCTATGTTACCATACGCTTTAGCTTTTGCTGCAGGCGCAATGATATTTGTAGTCGTTGAAGAACTCATCCCTGATTCACAAGCAAGTAATAATACAGATCTGGCAACATTAAGTTTAATGCTAGGTTTCACTATTATGATGATACTCGATGTTGCACTTGGATGA
- the ltaS gene encoding polyglycerol-phosphate lipoteichoic acid synthase LtaS, which produces MSLHKKKLTLFAFFILTVITVTLKTYFSYYVDFSLGVKGLVQNLILLMNPYSLIALVLSIFLFFKGKKAFWFIFIGGFLLSFLLYANVVYFRFFSDFLTFSTLNQVGNVESMGGAVTASFKWYDFIYFTDTIVYLFMLIFKQKWFDKRVFSKKFVPVIMAASVALFFLNLAFAESDRPELLTRTFDHKYLVKYLGPYNFTVYDGVKTIENNQQKALANEDDLTKVLNYTKQKQTEPNPEYYGAAKKKNIIKIHLESFQTFLINKKVNGQEVTPFLNKLSTGKEGYRYYPNFFHQTGQGKTSDSEFTMDNSLFGLPQGSAFSLKGDNTFQSLPAILDQKQGYTSSVMHGDYKTFWNRDQVYKHFGVDKFYDATYYDMSQDNLENLGLKDKELFKESTDYLAKEKQPFYSHLITLTNHYPFTVSPEDASIERPNTGDSTVDGYVQTARYLDESLEQFVSELKKKGLYDDSVIMIYGDHYGISENHNKAMEKLLGEDITPAKFTDLNRTGFWLKIPGKEGTVDKTYAGQADVMPTILHLMGIDTKNYLMMGTDLLSKDHDDTVPFRNGDFVTKDYKYVNGRIYDNKNNEPVTEKPKDFEKRKQQSEKDLEMSDNVLNGDLFRFYDNPDFKKIKPSNYEYKPGPKGQEKK; this is translated from the coding sequence ATGAGTTTACACAAAAAGAAACTGACTCTTTTTGCGTTTTTTATTTTGACGGTGATAACAGTCACCTTGAAAACGTACTTTTCATATTACGTCGATTTTTCTTTAGGTGTTAAAGGATTAGTACAAAACTTAATCTTATTAATGAATCCATATAGTTTAATCGCTTTAGTATTAAGTATTTTCTTATTCTTCAAAGGGAAGAAAGCTTTTTGGTTCATCTTTATTGGTGGATTCTTATTAAGTTTTTTATTATATGCTAACGTTGTATACTTTAGATTCTTCTCTGACTTTTTAACATTTAGTACACTGAACCAAGTAGGAAATGTAGAGTCAATGGGTGGTGCAGTTACCGCCTCGTTTAAATGGTATGATTTTATCTACTTTACGGATACAATCGTTTACCTGTTTATGTTGATCTTTAAACAAAAATGGTTTGATAAACGTGTATTTAGTAAGAAATTTGTACCAGTGATTATGGCAGCTTCAGTAGCACTGTTCTTCTTGAACTTAGCTTTTGCTGAATCAGATCGTCCAGAGTTATTAACACGTACGTTTGACCATAAATATTTAGTGAAATACTTAGGTCCATATAACTTCACAGTTTATGATGGCGTTAAAACGATTGAAAATAATCAACAAAAAGCTTTAGCAAATGAAGATGATTTAACTAAAGTATTAAATTATACAAAACAAAAACAAACAGAGCCTAATCCAGAATATTATGGAGCGGCTAAGAAGAAAAATATTATCAAAATCCATTTAGAAAGTTTCCAAACTTTCTTGATTAATAAAAAAGTAAATGGTCAAGAAGTTACACCATTCTTGAACAAACTTTCTACAGGTAAAGAAGGATATAGATATTATCCGAATTTCTTCCATCAAACAGGACAAGGCAAGACGTCAGATTCTGAGTTTACGATGGATAATAGTTTGTTCGGTTTGCCACAAGGTTCAGCATTTTCATTGAAAGGTGACAATACGTTCCAATCACTACCGGCAATTCTCGATCAAAAGCAAGGTTACACTTCTAGTGTTATGCACGGAGACTACAAAACATTCTGGAACCGTGATCAAGTTTATAAACACTTTGGCGTAGATAAGTTTTATGATGCAACATATTATGATATGTCACAAGATAATCTTGAAAACTTAGGGCTAAAAGATAAAGAGCTATTTAAAGAATCGACTGACTATTTAGCAAAAGAAAAACAACCGTTCTATAGTCATTTAATTACATTAACAAATCACTATCCATTTACAGTTTCTCCAGAAGACGCATCAATTGAGAGACCTAATACAGGCGACTCAACAGTAGATGGTTATGTACAAACAGCAAGATATTTAGATGAATCATTAGAACAATTTGTAAGTGAATTGAAGAAAAAAGGTCTTTATGACGACTCGGTTATTATGATTTATGGTGATCACTATGGTATCTCTGAAAACCATAATAAAGCGATGGAAAAATTATTAGGTGAAGATATTACACCGGCGAAATTTACTGATTTAAATCGTACTGGTTTCTGGCTGAAAATTCCTGGTAAAGAAGGTACAGTAGATAAAACATATGCTGGTCAAGCAGATGTTATGCCTACAATATTACATTTAATGGGTATCGATACGAAGAATTACTTAATGATGGGTACAGACTTATTATCTAAAGATCATGATGATACAGTTCCTTTCAGAAATGGAGACTTTGTAACGAAAGATTATAAATATGTAAATGGTAGAATTTATGATAATAAGAATAATGAACCGGTAACAGAAAAACCTAAAGATTTTGAAAAACGTAAACAACAATCTGAAAAAGATTTAGAAATGAGCGATAATGTACTTAATGGTGACTTGTTCAGATTCTATGACAATCCAGATTTCAAAAAAATAAAACCATCGAATTATGAATATAAACCTGGTCCTAAAGGACAAGAGAAAAAATAA
- a CDS encoding biotin-dependent carboxyltransferase family protein, with the protein MSIIIEDEGLFSSFQDFGRQGYEHDGVIPGGALDPLSHEIANRLVANDKREATLEMTNRMARIRFTEPTLIALSGGNFKAKTENLKIIPNKLYLMEKGDVIVFTETSRTSRVYLAVGGGFELDEWLGSTSTDFKSQIGGFHGRQLQKGDEVNMKRNYTERHHKLFENLEDKHETDWGIDGYALSFNYMSDVFHVIKNKGTEDFKKDVLNRFVLDEYKVTSKANRAGMLVEGAPVKAFYEDMPAHQSVQRGTIQVKRDGTPIILLNDHYTLGSYPQIGTIASYHLTKIGQKPQGAKLKFQFIDIESAEKNLIKYTNWLNQLFHGIEYRMQLEMLK; encoded by the coding sequence ATGTCAATTATAATAGAAGATGAAGGCTTATTTTCAAGCTTTCAAGACTTTGGTCGCCAAGGGTATGAACATGATGGTGTGATTCCTGGTGGTGCATTGGATCCATTATCACATGAAATAGCTAATAGACTCGTGGCGAATGATAAACGAGAAGCAACATTAGAAATGACAAATAGAATGGCACGTATACGTTTTACTGAACCTACATTAATTGCACTTAGTGGTGGTAATTTTAAAGCTAAAACAGAAAATCTGAAAATTATCCCTAACAAACTATATTTAATGGAAAAAGGTGATGTAATCGTCTTTACTGAAACAAGTCGTACATCTAGAGTATATCTAGCTGTGGGCGGCGGTTTTGAATTAGACGAATGGTTAGGTTCTACTTCAACCGACTTCAAGTCACAAATTGGTGGATTTCATGGGCGTCAGTTGCAAAAAGGGGACGAAGTTAATATGAAGCGTAATTATACAGAACGCCATCATAAACTCTTCGAAAACTTAGAAGATAAACATGAAACAGACTGGGGTATTGATGGTTATGCACTTTCTTTTAATTATATGTCCGATGTATTTCACGTAATCAAAAATAAAGGAACAGAAGATTTCAAAAAAGATGTACTGAATCGTTTTGTTCTTGATGAATATAAAGTGACTAGTAAAGCAAATAGAGCAGGTATGTTAGTTGAAGGTGCTCCCGTAAAAGCATTTTATGAGGATATGCCGGCACATCAATCCGTGCAAAGAGGTACGATACAAGTAAAAAGAGATGGAACGCCAATTATTTTATTAAATGATCATTATACATTAGGTAGTTATCCTCAAATAGGAACAATTGCAAGTTATCATTTAACTAAAATAGGACAAAAACCACAGGGCGCAAAATTGAAATTTCAATTTATCGATATTGAAAGTGCTGAAAAGAATTTAATTAAATATACAAATTGGTTAAATCAACTTTTTCATGGTATTGAATATAGAATGCAGTTAGAAATGTTGAAATAA
- a CDS encoding allophanate hydrolase subunit 1, with protein sequence MKIYSQGDQAIVVSIEKEVSKDLTEDLLALKNYLIEKNYPFITEIVPTESDMMICYDARDMIKHHHIISPFLYMKALMQSVQLEIKHEDKNTTAMEIPVIYGGTFGPDLDTLLAHYKMDMDKFIKLHTKPTYFVSMMGYSPGFPYLTGMTKRLFVNHTGGKKSFIPAGSVIIEGKKTGITTTDTYGDWLVIGYTPVRLFNPDQTEFTKLKLGDNVIFKPTTKEALDLGGFKPCQL encoded by the coding sequence ATGAAGATATATAGCCAAGGTGACCAAGCTATAGTGGTTTCTATAGAAAAAGAGGTCTCTAAGGATTTAACAGAAGATTTGTTAGCTTTAAAAAATTATTTAATTGAAAAAAACTATCCATTTATTACAGAAATAGTACCAACAGAATCAGATATGATGATTTGTTATGATGCTCGAGACATGATTAAGCATCATCATATTATCTCTCCCTTTTTATATATGAAAGCATTGATGCAATCGGTGCAATTAGAAATAAAGCACGAGGATAAAAACACAACAGCTATGGAGATCCCTGTTATATATGGTGGAACATTTGGACCTGATTTAGATACCTTACTTGCTCATTATAAGATGGATATGGATAAATTTATAAAGTTACATACAAAACCAACTTATTTTGTCTCCATGATGGGTTACTCACCTGGGTTTCCGTATCTAACTGGAATGACAAAGCGTTTATTTGTAAATCATACAGGTGGAAAAAAGAGTTTTATACCTGCTGGATCAGTTATTATTGAAGGCAAAAAGACGGGAATTACTACAACTGATACATACGGAGATTGGTTGGTTATTGGATATACACCGGTTCGTTTGTTTAATCCTGATCAAACCGAGTTTACTAAATTAAAATTAGGCGATAATGTCATATTTAAGCCTACGACAAAAGAAGCGTTGGATTTAGGAGGCTTTAAACCATGTCAATTATAA
- a CDS encoding aminotransferase class IV, producing the protein MQLFETMRLEEGVFPRLSYHKNRMKTSCQQLGFDFNEISWDALVYKLVETYSVGAFRVKILVDANGTFDYVVAELTTKVNFTAKLIQTSNNTSESVIVNKTTDRAHLDHNHETDIILLYDLEGKILEFDIGNIMIKEENQYYTPKYNHDFLRGCMRQSLIEKGVLQQKDYDVEEFKQKLQLEKIQVFLINSLREVADVEIYL; encoded by the coding sequence ATGCAATTATTTGAAACTATGCGATTAGAAGAAGGCGTATTTCCACGCCTGTCTTATCATAAAAATAGAATGAAAACATCGTGTCAGCAACTTGGCTTTGATTTTAATGAAATAAGTTGGGATGCTTTGGTTTACAAATTAGTTGAAACGTATTCAGTAGGTGCATTCCGTGTGAAAATTTTAGTGGATGCTAACGGAACATTTGATTATGTCGTAGCAGAACTCACAACTAAAGTGAATTTTACAGCCAAACTCATTCAAACGAGTAATAATACAAGCGAAAGTGTCATTGTAAATAAGACAACGGATAGAGCACATTTAGACCATAATCATGAAACAGATATTATATTATTATATGATTTAGAGGGGAAAATATTAGAATTTGATATCGGTAATATTATGATTAAGGAAGAAAACCAGTATTATACACCCAAATATAATCATGATTTTTTGCGAGGGTGTATGAGACAATCACTCATAGAAAAAGGTGTTTTACAGCAAAAAGACTATGATGTGGAAGAGTTTAAACAGAAACTACAATTAGAAAAGATTCAGGTTTTTCTAATAAATAGTTTGCGAGAGGTTGCCGATGTAGAGATTTATCTATAG
- a CDS encoding chorismate-binding protein: MQIQYNYRYLLDEDNYEQHQYTFTSCIGQKVAKSLDQVGEVVRYAEAKQKEGYYVALYLPYEAAPFFNSQMETALIEGPYIYGAAYAFAEQSGTSITRELSYIAKCNFQFRLGQETLIDHIKAVQDAIIEGNTYQVNYTTRLIDDIHYPIYTLYEVLQRENNGFYSALIDTEEIQVASLSPELFFQRGPFGEQEDVLLSKPMKGTIARGKTAIQDQENLQTLTHSAKDRAENVMIVDLLRNDIGRIANTGTVKVYKPFHIEAYNTVFQMTTMVTGGLSHETQLMQVLESLFPCGSITGAPKINTMKYIKLLEQVPRHIYCGTIGLLLPDGKSIFNVPIRTIQYLNNQAIYGVGAGITIDSIPELEVQEFKDKTKILERL; the protein is encoded by the coding sequence ATGCAAATCCAATATAATTATCGATATTTATTAGATGAAGACAATTACGAACAACACCAATATACTTTTACGAGCTGTATTGGTCAAAAGGTAGCGAAGTCGTTGGATCAAGTAGGAGAAGTGGTTCGCTATGCTGAAGCTAAGCAAAAAGAAGGTTATTATGTAGCGCTATACTTACCTTATGAAGCAGCACCATTTTTTAATAGTCAAATGGAAACTGCGCTCATTGAAGGGCCTTATATTTATGGGGCAGCATATGCTTTTGCTGAACAATCAGGCACATCAATAACACGTGAGCTATCATACATAGCGAAATGTAATTTTCAATTCCGCTTAGGGCAAGAGACACTTATAGATCATATTAAGGCAGTGCAAGACGCAATCATAGAAGGTAATACATACCAAGTGAATTACACGACACGTTTGATAGACGATATTCATTATCCTATTTATACGTTGTATGAAGTATTACAACGTGAAAATAATGGCTTTTATTCAGCGCTTATAGACACAGAAGAGATCCAAGTCGCTTCATTATCTCCAGAATTGTTCTTCCAACGTGGTCCTTTTGGAGAACAGGAAGATGTCTTATTGAGTAAACCTATGAAAGGCACCATAGCTAGAGGCAAAACAGCAATACAAGACCAAGAAAATCTACAAACATTAACGCACTCTGCAAAGGATAGAGCGGAAAATGTGATGATTGTTGATTTATTACGTAATGATATTGGCCGCATTGCTAACACGGGGACAGTTAAAGTATACAAGCCTTTTCATATAGAAGCGTATAACACTGTATTTCAAATGACCACAATGGTTACAGGAGGATTAAGTCATGAAACACAACTCATGCAAGTGCTTGAATCACTATTTCCTTGTGGCTCTATAACAGGTGCACCTAAAATAAATACGATGAAATATATCAAACTATTAGAACAAGTGCCAAGACATATATATTGTGGAACAATTGGCTTACTGTTACCCGACGGTAAATCTATCTTTAATGTGCCTATACGTACTATTCAATATTTGAACAATCAGGCAATCTATGGCGTTGGTGCAGGTATAACGATCGATTCTATACCTGAATTAGAGGTTCAAGAATTTAAAGATAAAACTAAAATATTGGAGAGGTTATAA
- a CDS encoding anthranilate synthase component II, giving the protein MIIMIDNKDSFTYNIVDYIEQEYSGEVKVIDVERLSIEKVRLCSPEAIVISPGPGAPDDYPILNEILKIFSTSIPVLGVCLGFQQIITYYGGDIIKSGKAIHGHTTRIQHNGENIFKGLPESFNVMRYHSLCANAQTFPAVLEITASNCDGMIMAFAHQTLPIYGLQYHPESILSEFGLAQIALFIEIVEDYHANPI; this is encoded by the coding sequence ATGATCATAATGATTGATAATAAAGATTCATTTACCTATAACATTGTAGATTATATTGAGCAAGAATACAGCGGAGAAGTAAAAGTGATAGATGTTGAACGTCTATCAATTGAAAAGGTAAGGTTATGTTCACCGGAGGCGATTGTGATTTCACCAGGTCCAGGTGCACCAGATGATTATCCCATTTTAAATGAGATATTGAAAATATTTTCAACATCTATACCGGTATTAGGTGTGTGCTTAGGGTTCCAACAGATTATTACTTACTATGGTGGAGACATAATAAAGAGTGGTAAGGCGATTCATGGCCATACCACGCGCATCCAGCATAATGGCGAAAATATTTTTAAAGGATTACCAGAGTCGTTTAATGTGATGCGATACCATTCTTTGTGTGCAAATGCGCAAACTTTTCCTGCTGTCCTAGAAATAACAGCATCGAATTGTGATGGTATGATTATGGCATTTGCACATCAAACATTACCGATATATGGCTTACAATATCATCCAGAATCCATATTAAGTGAGTTTGGACTAGCTCAAATCGCATTATTCATAGAAATTGTGGAGGACTATCATGCAAATCCAATATAA
- the queC gene encoding 7-cyano-7-deazaguanine synthase QueC: MTQHTLNNNKAIVVFSGGQDSTTCLFWAKKHFDEVELVTFEYGQRHDTEIEVAKQIAQEQNLKHHVLDMSLLSQLTPNALTQHDLEIETNEDGVPNTFVPARNLLFLSFAGALAYQTNAKHIITGVCETDFSGYPDCRDSFIKSMNVTLSLSMDKDFVIHTPLMWLDKKATWSLSDELGVLDYIRYNTLTCYNGIVGEGCGECPACHLRARGLNTYLEEKGAE; encoded by the coding sequence ATGACGCAACACACATTAAATAATAACAAGGCAATCGTAGTTTTCAGTGGAGGACAAGACAGTACCACATGTCTATTTTGGGCCAAAAAGCATTTTGATGAAGTCGAATTAGTTACATTTGAGTATGGTCAAAGACATGATACTGAAATCGAAGTTGCTAAACAAATTGCTCAAGAACAAAATCTTAAGCACCATGTTTTAGACATGTCCTTACTTTCTCAACTAACACCTAATGCTTTGACACAACACGATTTAGAAATTGAAACGAATGAAGACGGTGTCCCTAATACATTCGTACCTGCCAGAAATCTCCTATTCCTTTCTTTTGCTGGCGCATTAGCGTATCAAACAAATGCAAAACATATCATTACTGGTGTGTGTGAAACAGATTTTTCTGGATATCCAGATTGTCGTGATAGTTTTATTAAATCAATGAATGTTACATTATCGCTATCGATGGACAAAGATTTCGTGATTCATACACCACTAATGTGGTTAGATAAAAAAGCAACGTGGTCATTAAGTGATGAACTTGGCGTCCTAGATTATATTAGATATAATACTTTAACTTGTTACAATGGAATTGTTGGCGAAGGTTGCGGAGAATGTCCAGCCTGTCATTTGAGAGCACGTGGTTTAAATACCTATTTAGAAGAAAAAGGAGCGGAATAA
- the queD gene encoding 6-carboxytetrahydropterin synthase QueD, which yields MFQQNYPSVQHPYCFELNKDFNFSAAHYIPNEDAGKCMRTHGHTYFVNLTIAGDTLDHNGFLVNFSDLKKLIHGQFDHYLLNDLPQFQGKSPSTEIVAQTIYEMVQNSLDERDNQPKCLQVYVRETPTSYVVYRPKGSSHE from the coding sequence ATGTTCCAACAAAATTATCCTAGTGTTCAACATCCTTATTGTTTTGAATTAAATAAAGATTTTAACTTTTCAGCTGCGCACTATATTCCAAATGAAGATGCTGGAAAATGCATGCGTACACATGGTCACACGTACTTTGTTAATTTAACGATAGCTGGTGATACATTAGACCATAATGGGTTTTTAGTGAATTTTAGTGACTTAAAAAAACTCATACATGGTCAATTTGATCATTACTTACTTAATGATTTACCTCAATTCCAAGGTAAAAGCCCTTCAACAGAAATCGTCGCACAGACGATCTATGAAATGGTCCAAAATTCATTAGATGAACGAGACAATCAACCAAAATGCCTTCAAGTCTATGTTCGAGAAACTCCAACGAGCTATGTTGTTTATAGACCAAAGGGGTCATCACATGAGTAA
- the queE gene encoding 7-carboxy-7-deazaguanine synthase QueE, producing the protein MSKIPVLEIFGPTIQGEGRVIGRKTMFVRTAGCDYRCSWCDSSFTWDGSAKDDIRMMTAEEIYASLYEIAGDSFNHVTISGGNPALIKGIQDLVDLFDSKHIQSALETQGSKFQPWMTQIDDLTISPKPPSSMMKPNLPILDEVIAQCVPESLNLKVVIFDDADYHFAKMIHHRYPSIPFYLQVGNPYLDGEHVESHTEKLLSLYESLVDRVMESSEMNNVYVLPQLHTLLWSNKKGV; encoded by the coding sequence ATGAGTAAGATACCAGTATTAGAGATATTTGGTCCAACTATACAAGGGGAAGGCCGTGTTATTGGACGTAAGACAATGTTTGTTCGAACAGCAGGTTGTGATTATCGTTGTAGCTGGTGTGATTCAAGTTTTACGTGGGACGGTAGCGCAAAAGATGATATACGGATGATGACTGCAGAAGAAATCTATGCTTCACTTTATGAAATTGCTGGAGACTCATTTAACCACGTAACCATTTCAGGAGGCAATCCAGCGTTGATTAAAGGGATACAAGACCTAGTAGATCTCTTTGATTCAAAACACATTCAAAGTGCCTTAGAAACGCAAGGGAGCAAATTTCAACCGTGGATGACACAAATTGATGATTTGACAATAAGTCCTAAGCCCCCAAGTTCAATGATGAAACCTAATCTACCTATCCTAGATGAAGTGATTGCACAATGTGTGCCTGAATCATTAAACTTAAAAGTCGTTATTTTTGATGATGCAGATTATCATTTTGCTAAAATGATACACCATCGTTATCCTTCGATTCCTTTTTATTTACAAGTGGGCAACCCATACTTAGATGGTGAACATGTGGAATCACACACAGAAAAATTATTATCTTTATATGAATCCCTTGTGGATCGCGTGATGGAAAGCAGTGAAATGAATAATGTTTATGTTTTACCTCAATTACACACCCTCTTATGGAGTAATAAAAAAGGTGTTTAA